The sequence CCGTTCTCACGATAGGTGCCGCCGACATAACGCGGTGTATCCGGACGGCCGGCGATCACGTCGTTGGCGATGTTGGCATAGGCGGCGCGCAAAGCCTTGTAATAGGCGCTGGCCACGGTCAGGCCGTTCGGGCCACCCGCTTCCCCTCGCGCGATCGCGATCTTGTTCTGTCGATACGGATAGGCCCATTTACCGTTGCGCTTCTTCACGCGGTATTCGAAATCCCAACAGCTGTGGTCATCGAGCCATCGGCTGGGCCGGTCATACGCATCGATATGCACGTGCATGTTATCGGGGGTGTTGTGCGGATCGGGCCGATGGATCGCTGCCACATACATCCATCCGTCCGCGTCGAGCCGGCCGCACAGCCGCCGCATGATCTCGTGATAGGATCGCGGATCGAGGTTGCGCGGCAGTTCAACGACAAAGCGGGTCTGGACGCGGCCTGAGCGACCCTGTTTGAACGCCGGCAAGGCCGGCGAGCGCTTGCCGAAGATGGCGTCGGTTTCGGTCAGGCGATCGTAGGCCTGCTCGAGATTGACGTCGCATAGCGCGACATCCTTCTCCACGACCGGCTTCTTGCGCCGCGCCGCCGACAGCACCTGTTTCGTCTCGACGGCATCCAGCCGCCGCGATGCGTCCTTGATCCACGACGGCGCGTTCGGCTCGGCCGCCGCCGTCCGCCAGGCTTCCGCGTGCTTGGTCGATACGGTCAGCGTGCCGCTGCGCGCTTGACGTTCGCACCGCTCGGCGGCCTCGAACAGGCTCCGTTGCCGCTGGCGGGTCACACCGATATTCGACAACACCGCCAGCACATTCTGGGCGCGGTGCTCCTCCTCGAAATCGAGGAGGTCCATCACCGGCATGGGATCGTCCGGATCGCGGCCGCCCGCTTGTCGCGTGATGTAATCGAAATGGTTCGCGTAGCTGAGCGCGCCGTCGAGGACATAATCGTGATGTCCGGCGGCAACCTCGCCCACCGCCGGGTAGCGACGGTGGGTCTTCCCCTTGCTCGATCTCGGCACGACCGTGCGCGTGATATGGGTGATGTCGAGATGCGGAACCCGCGCGACATCCGACTGCCGCCGCTCGGCGCTAATCGGGCTGGCGCGGCTGAAATCGATCCGATCGACCGCGCCGCCGGTCCGCGTCCCACCGGACGACGGCGTCCGCCATTCGGGCACCTGCACGGCGGATCCGCGCTTGATCGCCGGTTCAGGTTCCCGCACGTGCAGGCGGCGCAGGATGGGGCCGAACAGTTCGCGCTCTTCCTTCGCCATCTTCGCCAGCAACGCGGCGAGCTGGTGCGCGAACGCGGGATAGGATGGCTGATCGGACGTCGGCATGACGGGAACGTGATTCCCGCGCCAGGGCAAAACAACCCCCATCCAGCGATGAGGCCTGGTGTGTTCAAGCCAGGCTAGTATGACCTTCCCGCCTTCCGGAGCGCCCCGGCGTGCAGGACCCTCGCCATCGGCCGATCGCCCGCAAAAAGGTGGTGCCACCTTTTTGCGCTGTTGCGCCCCTGGAATCGCAACATCAGGCTAGCGATTCACTCTGGGTCGCAGACCGGTTTTCATGCTCATCCGGCGCGGAAGGAGCGAGGGCCGAACCGGGTCGTCATTCTACGTTTGCAGTCGCGCCGCCGCTGAAAAATACTTTAGATATAGCTTGAAGATGCGCGAGTAGGTCGCGAGCATGGTAACCAGCGGACTGGCTCGTGGAAAGTCCTGACGTTGCCTGGCCGGGCGGCCGGCGGAGTGCTAGCCGCCAGCCAACCCGCATCGAAACAGCCTAGCTCCATCGTGCGAAATCGGCGGAGTCATCAACCGAAACGATAACCCACGCCGGGTTCGTTTCGGAGCCGCGTGGGCGCGGATGGATTGGCCTCGATCTTCAGGCGTAGCGCGCGCACCGCCACCCTGAGATATTCGATATCGTCGATGTGGGCGGGGCCCCACAGCTCTCGCAGCAATGTCGCATGGGTGACGACACGGCCCGGATATCGGGCCAGCAGGGCGAGCAGTGCGAATTCCTTTGGGGTCAGGTGCACCTCTTTCCCGTCGATCGTCACGCGGTGGGCCTGCTCGTCGATCGTCAGGCCGTCGATCGCGGGCGCGTGACCACCGCCTGGCCGATGCCGGCGCAGCGCGGAGCGGACGCGGGCGAGAAGTTCATCGGTGTCAAACGGCTTGGTGACGTAATCGTCCGCGCCGAGATCTAGCGCGGCGACTTTCTCCGCAGTGGCGTCGCGCGCGGTGACCACGATGACCGCAGCGCCGCCGGTCACCAGCGGCTGCACGAGCTCTAGGCCGTCGCGATCGGGCAAGCCCAGATCGAGCAGGACGACGGCGGGCGTCCGCGCCCTCGCCAAGGAGAGGCCTTCGCTAGCGTTGCCAGCCTCCAGCACCTCATGCCCGTCGCGATCGAGCGCGCGGCGGACGAGCAGCCTGATCGCATCTTCGTCGTCGATCACCAGCACCGCATTGCTCATCGGGCCTGTCCCTCGCGCACTAGCAGTCCCTCCGGAAAGAAGAGTTCGAACCGCGCGCCACCGCGATCCGCCCGATTGGTCGCACGGGTTTCGACGCCCAGCGCCTTGCCGAACCCCCGCACGATCGCG is a genomic window of Sphingomonas sp. containing:
- a CDS encoding MobA/MobL family protein, encoding MAKEERELFGPILRRLHVREPEPAIKRGSAVQVPEWRTPSSGGTRTGGAVDRIDFSRASPISAERRQSDVARVPHLDITHITRTVVPRSSKGKTHRRYPAVGEVAAGHHDYVLDGALSYANHFDYITRQAGGRDPDDPMPVMDLLDFEEEHRAQNVLAVLSNIGVTRQRQRSLFEAAERCERQARSGTLTVSTKHAEAWRTAAAEPNAPSWIKDASRRLDAVETKQVLSAARRKKPVVEKDVALCDVNLEQAYDRLTETDAIFGKRSPALPAFKQGRSGRVQTRFVVELPRNLDPRSYHEIMRRLCGRLDADGWMYVAAIHRPDPHNTPDNMHVHIDAYDRPSRWLDDHSCWDFEYRVKKRNGKWAYPYRQNKIAIARGEAGGPNGLTVASAYYKALRAAYANIANDVIAGRPDTPRYVGGTYRENGIDLTPLRHLGNRTIAAEKRGIVTPAGIRNALIMFGDKLRQVGSDLTAGEKGLGARAATRINAAKATAAQRAVREWKDHEAAALLREAQARVMEIASGLLRSRAEAVIAHQRGDDQPHAKRRQEEAIVADARAWLDEIDAVMPGSRDRDAEAAIVAGHHSAAGAALRKAEDYDRNALPTLSYEPRFGDAVSVNAEYRTVTRGRLFEWLKENEENDEALVIDDHQVSIGAAVPKAIDRLFRLFIADLEVQERLHRERLRRQMTAVIESAGSNLVEPSLDTSVRGPATGADISPAPVSGIRAQAARIVGSPHGGQDKAASKGPRADEDVNRIGPDRDSPER
- a CDS encoding response regulator transcription factor → MSNAVLVIDDEDAIRLLVRRALDRDGHEVLEAGNASEGLSLARARTPAVVLLDLGLPDRDGLELVQPLVTGGAAVIVVTARDATAEKVAALDLGADDYVTKPFDTDELLARVRSALRRHRPGGGHAPAIDGLTIDEQAHRVTIDGKEVHLTPKEFALLALLARYPGRVVTHATLLRELWGPAHIDDIEYLRVAVRALRLKIEANPSAPTRLRNEPGVGYRFG